Proteins encoded in a region of the Podarcis muralis chromosome 2, rPodMur119.hap1.1, whole genome shotgun sequence genome:
- the LOC144325782 gene encoding aquaporin AQPAe.a-like yields the protein MGIREWPIPGTSRVFCVHLQVITSLDSSFFPQLQELQSRQFWCRLLAEAGGTLIFVWVVLGASSPVSHKEVLPSPLQPALAAGLVAVSLAHCFGDISGAQVNPALTVAFLCTRKLDALHAASYILAQCLGAILASGVFYLVLPTSAMGQLVTKVSSEGNAGQALGMEAFSTFQLALTIFAVEDHRRRELGEPGILAIGFSVIAGALAAGTFSGGSMNPARSLGPAVVTGIWEHHWVYWLGPILGAVLAGVSYEFFFANNASREKLVACLTCRDIEIVEAASMSRSSVSAAAKPPCNGEHSTE from the exons ATGGGCATCAGGGAG TGGCCCATTCCCGGAACAAGCAGAGTCTTCTGTGTCCATCTGCAGGTGATAACGTCCCTTGACTCTTCCTTCTTCCCTCAACTCCAGGAACTGCAGAGCCGTCAGTTCTGGTGCCGCCTGCTGGCAGAGGCAGGAGGCACCCTGATCTTCGTTTGGGTGGTGCTGGGCGCCTCGTCCCCTGTGAGCCACAAAGAGGTGCTTCCTTCCCCGCTTCAGCCAGCCCTTGCTGCAGGGCTGGTAGCTGTCAGCTTGGCTCACTGCTTTGGCGACATCAGCGGTGCCCAAGTCAACCCGGCGCTCACGGTAGCCTTCCTCTGCACCCGCAAACTGGATGCTCTGCACGCAGCAAGCTATATCCTGGCCCAGTGCTTGGGCGCCATCTTAGCATCAGGCGTCTTCTACCTTGTGTTGCCCACCTCAGCCATGGGGCAATTGGTCACCAAG GTCAGCAGCGAAGGGAACGCTGGACAGGCCTTGGGGATGGAAGCTTTTTCCACTTTCCAGCTAGCCCTCACCATCTTTGCTGTAGAAGACCATCGGAGGCGTGAGTTGGGCGAGCCTGGAATCTTGGCCATTGGCTTCTCTGTAATCGCAGGAGCGCTAGCTGCG GGCACGTTCTCTGGAGGCAGCATGAACCCAGCTCGGTCCCTGGGACCAGCTGTCGTGACAGGAATCTGGGAACATCACTGG gTGTACTGGCTCGGCCCCATCCTTGGCGCAGTCCTTGCTGGCGTCTCCTACGAATTCTTCTTTGCCAACAATGCTTCGCGGGAGAAGCTGGTTGCCTGCCTGACCTGCCGCGACATAGAGATCGTGGAGGCGGCCAGCATGTCTCGTTCTTCTGTCTCCGCCGCTGCCAAGCCGCCTTGCAATGGGGAACACAGCACCGAATAG